In a genomic window of Fusobacterium sp. FSA-380-WT-3A:
- a CDS encoding iron ABC transporter permease: protein MKIKENKSFKNILPFILIIGIIVGGLISAKMGDQTITLEQIFNLKNQEEYIKIILLDLRIPRILMGVLVGMMLASSGVVIQTVFQNPLADPYIIGIAASATFGSVIAYIFNLPDFMYGVLAFIMSLLSTFLIFKMAKKGNMINVSTLLIIGIAVSSFLSAFTSFAIYLIGEDSFKITMWMMGYLGNATWKKVFFLIPPLIFSLYYFYINRNNLDALLSGDEEAHSLGVDVTKLKTRILTVSALIVAFSVAFSGMIGFVGLIIPHIIRMITGPSNSKLIPNASLAGGFFLLICDTFGRMFLSPTEIPIGVVTSFFGAPFFLYLALKNKRGM from the coding sequence ATGAAAATAAAAGAAAATAAATCTTTTAAAAATATACTTCCTTTTATATTAATCATCGGAATAATAGTTGGTGGATTAATTTCAGCAAAAATGGGAGACCAAACAATAACTTTAGAACAAATTTTTAATTTAAAAAATCAAGAGGAATATATAAAAATAATATTACTTGATTTAAGAATTCCTAGAATTTTAATGGGAGTTTTAGTTGGAATGATGTTGGCATCTAGTGGAGTAGTAATTCAAACTGTTTTTCAAAATCCCTTAGCTGACCCCTATATAATTGGAATAGCTGCCAGTGCTACTTTTGGTTCTGTAATAGCTTATATTTTTAATCTTCCAGATTTTATGTATGGAGTTTTAGCTTTTATAATGTCTCTTTTAAGTACTTTCTTAATTTTTAAAATGGCTAAAAAAGGAAATATGATAAATGTTTCAACTTTACTTATAATAGGAATAGCTGTTTCATCTTTTTTAAGTGCTTTTACTTCCTTTGCTATTTATTTAATAGGTGAAGATTCATTTAAAATCACTATGTGGATGATGGGATATTTAGGAAATGCTACTTGGAAAAAAGTTTTCTTTTTAATTCCTCCTCTTATATTTTCTTTATATTATTTTTATATAAATAGAAATAATTTAGATGCTTTATTATCTGGAGACGAAGAAGCTCATTCTTTAGGAGTAGATGTTACAAAATTAAAAACAAGAATTCTTACTGTATCAGCTTTAATTGTGGCTTTTTCAGTAGCTTTTTCTGGAATGATAGGTTTTGTTGGTCTAATAATTCCTCATATTATAAGAATGATAACAGGTCCTTCTAATTCTAAATTAATTCCTAATGCTTCTTTGGCTGGTGGATTTTTTCTCTTAATCTGTGATACTTTTGGAAGAATGTTTTTATCTCCTACTGAAATTCCTATTGGAGTTGTTACTTCATTTTTCGGAGCTCCATTCTTCTTGTATTTAGCCTTAAAAAATAAAAGGGGGATGTAA
- a CDS encoding ABC transporter ATP-binding protein — MEEAIKITNLSFSYGDKNILKNITLKIERNKVIGILGPNGCGKSTLLKNILGYLNKNNENIEIFQKKEKEYTQKEKAKIMALVPQKSSLSSPMSVIDFVTMGRLPHLKNSWEGYSKKDFDIAFETLKILGLEKFSNRIALSLSGGEFQRVLLARALTQEPKILLLDEPTSALDLNHAVDLMGRVKKLVKNHDITAVAVLHDLNLASMFCDKLFLIKDGKVAYKGTPKEVLTEKILEDVYQLKSKIIYDENDKPYIIPLEKF; from the coding sequence ATGGAAGAAGCAATTAAAATAACTAACTTAAGTTTTTCCTATGGTGATAAAAATATTTTAAAAAATATAACCTTAAAAATTGAAAGAAATAAAGTAATAGGAATTCTTGGTCCTAATGGTTGTGGAAAATCTACACTTTTAAAGAATATTTTAGGGTATCTAAATAAAAATAATGAGAATATTGAAATTTTTCAGAAAAAAGAAAAAGAATATACTCAAAAAGAAAAAGCTAAAATAATGGCTTTAGTTCCTCAAAAATCTAGTTTATCAAGTCCTATGTCTGTAATAGATTTTGTGACTATGGGAAGACTTCCACATTTAAAAAATTCTTGGGAAGGATATTCAAAAAAAGATTTTGATATTGCTTTTGAAACTTTAAAAATATTAGGACTTGAAAAATTTTCTAATAGAATCGCTCTAAGTTTATCTGGAGGAGAATTTCAAAGAGTGTTATTAGCTAGAGCTCTAACTCAAGAACCAAAAATTTTACTTTTAGATGAGCCAACATCAGCTTTAGATTTAAATCATGCTGTTGACCTTATGGGAAGAGTAAAAAAACTTGTAAAAAACCATGATATAACAGCAGTAGCTGTATTACATGATTTAAATTTGGCTTCTATGTTTTGTGATAAATTATTTTTAATAAAAGATGGGAAAGTTGCTTATAAAGGTACTCCAAAAGAAGTTTTAACTGAAAAAATATTAGAAGATGTATATCAATTAAAATCAAAAATAATTTATGATGAAAATGATAAACCTTATATAATACCATTAGAAAAATTTTAG
- a CDS encoding ABC transporter substrate-binding protein: MGKKLGVVLGFLLINIFSFSLEIKENTVYGYQNNNILLKKYNRIVVTDPAVIETMYMLNAQDKIVGIAGTKNSKIWPYEETKKLLTVGNTAKPSLEKIIALQPDLVIVNGMSIGLADSLKSKNIPVLINDGTKDFKNILESIKIFGKLFDREKESENLYKESKEKLKILEERKKLKEIKGVILYSTNPMMGFSKESLPGQVLELIGVKNITDGLIGERPIISPEYLLSENPQIIMGAMSISSVKSIKEANPFIKNTIAGKNNNIFIVDSSKILRGSPRIFNTMEELKKEIENAKI, from the coding sequence ATGGGAAAAAAATTAGGAGTAGTTTTAGGATTTTTATTAATAAATATATTCAGTTTTTCTCTTGAAATAAAAGAAAATACTGTTTATGGATATCAAAATAATAATATTCTATTAAAAAAATATAATAGAATTGTAGTAACAGACCCAGCTGTTATAGAAACTATGTATATGCTAAATGCTCAAGATAAAATAGTTGGAATAGCTGGAACAAAAAATAGTAAAATTTGGCCTTATGAAGAAACGAAAAAATTATTAACTGTTGGAAATACTGCTAAACCTAGTTTAGAAAAAATAATTGCTTTACAACCTGATTTAGTAATAGTTAATGGAATGTCTATAGGGCTAGCTGATTCTTTAAAATCTAAAAATATCCCTGTTCTTATAAATGATGGAACAAAAGATTTTAAAAATATTTTAGAAAGTATAAAAATTTTCGGAAAACTTTTTGATAGAGAAAAAGAAAGTGAAAATTTATATAAAGAAAGTAAAGAAAAATTAAAAATTTTAGAAGAAAGAAAAAAACTTAAAGAAATAAAAGGAGTAATTCTTTATTCAACAAATCCAATGATGGGATTTTCTAAAGAATCTTTACCAGGACAAGTTTTAGAATTAATAGGAGTTAAAAATATAACAGATGGATTAATTGGAGAAAGACCAATAATTTCTCCTGAATATTTATTATCTGAAAATCCTCAAATAATTATGGGAGCAATGTCCATATCTTCTGTTAAAAGTATAAAAGAAGCCAATCCTTTTATAAAAAATACTATAGCTGGAAAAAATAATAATATTTTTATTGTGGATTCTTCTAAAATACTTAGAGGCTCACCTAGAATATTTAATACTATGGAAGAATTAAAAAAGGAAATAGAAAATGCAAAAATATAA
- a CDS encoding ABC transporter ATP-binding protein, which translates to MQKYKILFKYYLLEKKLLIIFLFFGVLVTVLDLITPIIVKEIIDVILPEKNLKKLFLFSGLVLSFYVLRAFSFIISASRGQLMGNKLKFHMRNDLINHFLKQSNKFFKEKNSGELISRITGDLENLSILLYKGLEDSLSTSLSLIGSFILMFSFNPILASFVFIPLPLAIVFIYILNQKLKKGYLEIRETTGNFISLINDIFKVIFFIKDNNLENINKNKFIKANENVLEIERKNFLNSSYLVSGIVFYTQFIQLLLIFVGGILYIKSDLSLGIIFSFLLLVDRFKVSLMRFIGLIDLYQKGIVGILRFNEIMSIDTSLPEGTIDLGEEFKSLEFKNVSFGYNKEKLIIKNINFKINKGEKVAIVGQSGMGKTTIFNLIKRNYFPTSGDIYINNINIKDIQTESLLKLLGIITKDNSLFNTTILENINIITPLESSYEKIVEASKKACIHDKIMSFPENYKTLLGINGINMSTGEEQRLSLARIFLKKAKLIMLDEATSGLDNITENEIMKNIKDIFKDETVITITHKFSLLKDYDKIILIEKGKIIEEGDFSSLIENKKKFYKIINS; encoded by the coding sequence ATGCAAAAATATAAAATACTTTTTAAATATTATCTTCTTGAGAAAAAATTATTAATAATATTTTTATTTTTTGGAGTTTTAGTTACAGTTTTAGATTTAATAACTCCTATTATTGTAAAAGAAATAATAGATGTTATACTCCCTGAAAAAAATCTAAAAAAATTATTTCTTTTTTCTGGACTTGTATTATCATTTTATGTATTAAGAGCTTTTTCTTTTATAATTTCAGCAAGTCGTGGACAACTTATGGGAAATAAATTAAAATTTCATATGAGAAATGATTTAATAAATCATTTTCTTAAACAATCTAATAAATTTTTTAAAGAAAAAAATTCTGGTGAGTTAATTTCAAGAATTACCGGAGATTTAGAAAATCTTTCTATTTTATTATATAAAGGTTTAGAAGATTCTCTTTCAACTTCTTTATCCTTAATTGGTTCTTTTATATTGATGTTTAGTTTTAACCCTATATTAGCTTCATTTGTATTTATTCCTCTACCTCTAGCTATTGTATTTATCTATATATTAAATCAAAAACTAAAAAAAGGGTATTTAGAAATAAGAGAAACAACTGGTAATTTTATAAGCCTAATAAATGACATTTTCAAAGTAATTTTTTTTATAAAAGATAATAATCTTGAAAATATAAATAAAAATAAGTTTATAAAAGCTAATGAAAATGTTTTAGAAATCGAAAGAAAAAATTTTTTAAATTCTTCTTACTTAGTATCTGGAATTGTTTTTTATACACAATTTATTCAACTACTTTTAATTTTTGTTGGAGGAATTTTATATATTAAATCTGATTTGAGTCTTGGAATTATTTTCTCTTTTTTACTTTTAGTTGATAGATTTAAAGTATCTTTAATGAGATTTATAGGTCTTATTGATTTATATCAAAAAGGAATTGTTGGAATATTGAGATTTAATGAAATCATGTCTATAGATACCAGTTTACCTGAAGGTACTATTGATTTAGGAGAAGAATTTAAAAGTTTAGAGTTTAAAAATGTCAGTTTTGGTTATAATAAAGAAAAACTTATAATAAAAAATATAAACTTTAAAATTAATAAAGGGGAAAAAGTAGCTATAGTGGGACAAAGTGGAATGGGAAAAACAACAATTTTTAATCTAATAAAAAGAAATTATTTCCCTACAAGTGGAGATATTTATATTAATAATATAAATATAAAAGATATTCAAACAGAATCCCTATTAAAATTACTCGGAATAATTACTAAAGATAATAGTTTATTTAACACAACCATATTAGAAAATATAAATATTATAACTCCTTTAGAATCTTCTTATGAAAAAATTGTTGAAGCTTCTAAAAAAGCTTGCATTCATGATAAAATTATGAGTTTTCCCGAAAATTATAAAACATTATTAGGAATTAATGGAATAAATATGAGTACAGGTGAAGAACAAAGACTTTCTTTGGCTAGAATATTTTTAAAAAAAGCTAAACTAATTATGCTAGATGAAGCCACTTCTGGCCTAGATAATATAACAGAAAATGAGATTATGAAAAATATCAAAGATATCTTTAAAGATGAAACAGTGATAACTATAACTCATAAATTTTCCCTTTTAAAAGATTATGATAAAATTATTTTAATAGAAAAAGGAAAAATTATAGAAGAGGGCGATTTTTCCTCTCTTATTGAAAATAAAAAGAAATTTTATAAAATAATAAATTCTTAA